The genomic window TTTTTAATGAATGATAGTATTGCTTCCAAGCGGTAGCCCAGTTTGTTTCAGCAACTTCGGAAATAGTTAGAATATTTGGCTCAATAGATAAACCAACTACTTTCAAGTTAAGAATTTGTTCCTTGATACTAGAAACAATCTCTGGGGAAAATAATGTTTCTAAAAAGTAAGCTTTTACTAGTGCCCCTTCTTCTAAAAAATCGCTTCTATCCAGCTTCCATATTTGTCCAAATCCATCATCTGGAACATTAAAAAAGTCTTGACTGTCTTCAATAGCAACACCTTCAGAACCTGCTTCAATTAAAATGTTCGAAACAGCATCGACAGATTCAGTCGCTGTCTGTACGCTTACTTCAATCCAATTCATTTTATTCGTTACCTCCTTTTATTTAATCGTTTATTCATTACTAGAATTTTGGATATAAAACTTTTTCTGTATTGTAGCGATTAGTCTCTTTTAATGTTTGAATCGTCTGATCAAAATTAGCTTGATTCCATTCCATTTCAAATGTTTCAATAGTAGGATCTGTAGTAAAATCTAATAGATCTGATTGTCCTTCTGTAACAATGATTCTGAGCATTTTTACAAAAGTATTTATATAACCCTTTTCGATTCCTTGCTTAAAATCAAAAGGAATCGTTGCTAAATAGTCCTCTGCTATTATTTTTGATTTTTCAGGATTATAAAAACAAATCGCATCCTCAAACTGAATAATATTTTCTGTATTTACTTTTCCTTCAACATCTTGGATAACTAAATTAGAATCTATTTGTGCATAAATCGTAAAGGAAACTTCAATTGCATGTTGTCTTTTTTTCCATTCAATAGACCAATCAAAGTCTAAGTTAGCCTCACTCATTTCACTATCTAGGTAATCAATCATATCTTGTTTTGCCATTTCAATTCCTCATTTCTCTTAATTGCATGCTCAAAAGTTGTTTTTCAACCAGATCATTTATCTAACTTTTCTTTTTTCTGAAATGTAAGGATTTCCAGACACAGTATAACGTAATATTTGTTCATATCCTTTTATTAGGAATACCATTTCGAGCAGATCTCCTTTATTTTTTCAAGGTTTTTCTCTTAGTGAGCTAGATGCAAGGGATTTCTTGTGATTAATGTACCGTTATCGGTTTGAGCTTTTCCCATTACTCTTATTAACTTACTTGGGCTATTCGTCAGCAATAGTCCCTTTTTATTTTATCAGTTCAGTTCACTAGTGTTGCATAAACATAGCTTAATTTGACCTCATTTCTTGTTTTTCTGAAAAAAGGCAAAAAAAGGGAGTGCTTACGCAAAAGATGACTATTTCCAGAAAATTTTGCTTATTCAATTGATTCCATTACCAACGGACACCCTTTCTTTAAGGATCTAAGTCGGTATCAAAAGATTAAACCATTCTTCTGCCGGTTGAAATAACAGATAACGAAAAAATCGTTTGATTTGGAAAACAGACTGGTTACTTTTTGTTTTTAACTGAATCAAATAGGTTAATAAACTGGCAATCATGGCTAAAATCAGCTGATTGACAACCCCTTTTTCACTTCTTGAAAAAAACTTTTTAATCGTCATATGTTGTTTAATATGCTTGAAGAACAGCTCTATTTGCCAACGTGCTTTATACATTTCTGCAATGTCAGTAAAGGAGCAGTCAAAACGATTGGTAATAAACTGGAGAGTTTTCCCCTTTTTATCTTGAACGGTTACTAAACGAAATCTGGACGTTAGATGGTTCTGAGCACCTAATGCGACCATTTGGTCGCTGATAACGGACTCACTCTTGGAAGCTACTAATGGTTCTAAAACATGAACTTTTGTATTCTTTTTGATTCTTGTCACAAAGAAGTAGCCCTGCGAGTGCATCGTATCTAATCGT from Carnobacterium iners includes these protein-coding regions:
- a CDS encoding DUF3013 family protein; this translates as MAKQDMIDYLDSEMSEANLDFDWSIEWKKRQHAIEVSFTIYAQIDSNLVIQDVEGKVNTENIIQFEDAICFYNPEKSKIIAEDYLATIPFDFKQGIEKGYINTFVKMLRIIVTEGQSDLLDFTTDPTIETFEMEWNQANFDQTIQTLKETNRYNTEKVLYPKF